The following are encoded in a window of Prochlorococcus marinus str. MIT 1013 genomic DNA:
- the alaS gene encoding alanine--tRNA ligase, translating into MQKNSSSSINPPFLSGDEIREAFINFFIQHNHKKLASSSLIPDDPTVLLTIAGMLPFKPIFLGLKESSTPRATSSQKCIRTNDIENVGKTARHHTFFEMLGNFSFGDYFKKEAIQWAWELTTEVFRLNPQNIVISVFEEDSEAEKIWKEVVGVDAKRIIRMGASDNFWSSGATGPCGPCSELYFDFKPELGSDGIDLEDDSRFIEFYNLVFMQYNRDLNGNLEPLANCHIDTGMGLERMAQILQKKSNNYETDLIFPLIEAAALLAQITYETTNKKNKTSLKIIGDHCRAVTHLICDGVSASNLGRGYILRRLIRRMIRHGRLVGINQPFLPQLAEVAIELMKNAYPQLLEKKKIILNELKIEESRFLETLERGEKLLAEITAHECDLISGSQAFELYDTYGFPLELTEEIANEKGISVDINGFEREMAKQRKRAKDASVSIDLTEEGSIEREISLFDETKFEGYEKLETTATVIGIFKNNELVKQAVQGDLVKIIVNRTPFYAESGGQIGDKGLITSQDLEVSIENVRKKKNIFIHSGIVNTGVLKVNSPVQMNVTPSFRQRTTSNHTATHLLQSALKLSIDSSVSQRGSLVSNDRLRFDFNAPKPLTIKELEDMEVRINQWIIEDHPIQIKIMPIQEAMAAGALAMFGEKYGDVVRVVDVPGVSMELCGGTHVTRTSQLGTFKIINETGIASGIRRIEAIAGPSVLDYFNERDLVVKELSKSFKVQSYEIVERVSSLQQELKDKTKELIKVKNELALSKALCLASYAKSVGKSKLLIRRLDGVDGSGLQSAASSLIDHLGKHSAVVFGGIPNQEIDTKLVFVAAFSPDLVSDGLHAGKFISGVAKMCGGGGGGRPNLAQAGGSQPQSLDLALEKANEDLTQQLS; encoded by the coding sequence ATGCAAAAAAATTCTTCCTCCTCAATAAATCCGCCATTCCTTTCGGGAGATGAGATAAGAGAAGCATTTATAAATTTTTTTATCCAACATAATCATAAGAAACTTGCAAGTTCTTCTTTGATTCCAGATGATCCAACAGTTTTATTGACAATTGCGGGTATGTTACCTTTTAAGCCTATTTTCTTAGGATTAAAAGAGTCTTCTACTCCGAGGGCAACATCCAGTCAAAAATGTATAAGAACGAATGATATTGAAAATGTAGGGAAAACTGCGAGGCATCATACTTTTTTTGAGATGCTAGGTAATTTTTCTTTTGGTGACTATTTTAAAAAAGAGGCAATTCAATGGGCCTGGGAATTAACTACTGAGGTTTTTCGACTAAATCCACAGAATATAGTTATTAGTGTTTTTGAAGAAGACTCAGAAGCAGAGAAAATATGGAAAGAGGTTGTAGGGGTTGATGCAAAAAGAATCATTAGAATGGGTGCTTCTGATAATTTTTGGTCATCTGGTGCTACAGGACCTTGTGGTCCATGTTCGGAACTTTATTTTGATTTTAAACCGGAATTAGGAAGTGATGGAATAGATCTTGAAGACGATAGTCGATTTATAGAATTTTATAATTTGGTTTTTATGCAATACAACCGTGACTTAAATGGCAATCTTGAACCATTGGCGAATTGTCATATTGATACAGGAATGGGCTTAGAAAGAATGGCTCAAATCTTGCAAAAAAAATCTAACAATTACGAAACGGATCTTATTTTTCCTCTCATTGAGGCAGCGGCTTTATTAGCTCAAATTACTTATGAAACTACAAATAAAAAAAATAAAACATCATTAAAAATTATTGGAGATCATTGCAGAGCTGTCACTCATTTAATTTGCGATGGTGTAAGTGCTAGTAATCTAGGGCGAGGCTATATACTTCGTCGTCTCATACGGCGTATGATTCGGCATGGTCGACTGGTAGGTATTAATCAGCCGTTTTTACCACAGCTGGCTGAAGTGGCTATTGAGTTGATGAAAAATGCTTATCCTCAATTACTTGAGAAAAAGAAAATTATTCTTAATGAGTTAAAAATAGAAGAATCTCGTTTTCTTGAAACGCTTGAACGGGGAGAGAAACTTTTGGCAGAGATAACAGCTCATGAATGTGATCTTATCTCTGGTTCGCAGGCATTTGAGCTTTATGATACTTATGGTTTTCCTTTGGAATTAACAGAAGAGATCGCGAATGAAAAAGGTATTTCTGTTGATATTAATGGTTTTGAGAGGGAGATGGCAAAGCAACGCAAACGTGCAAAAGATGCTTCTGTCAGTATTGATTTAACTGAAGAAGGTTCAATTGAGAGAGAAATTTCTTTATTTGATGAAACAAAATTTGAGGGCTATGAAAAATTAGAAACCACTGCAACTGTGATAGGCATCTTTAAAAATAATGAATTAGTAAAACAAGCTGTTCAGGGTGATTTAGTCAAGATTATTGTTAATAGAACGCCTTTTTATGCTGAGTCTGGTGGTCAAATCGGAGATAAAGGCTTAATAACGTCTCAAGATCTTGAGGTCTCTATAGAAAATGTTCGAAAAAAGAAGAATATTTTTATTCATTCCGGAATTGTTAACACTGGAGTTCTAAAAGTTAACTCACCTGTTCAGATGAATGTTACTCCATCTTTTCGTCAACGAACTACATCAAATCACACCGCTACACATCTATTGCAATCAGCTTTAAAGTTATCGATTGACTCAAGTGTAAGTCAAAGAGGCTCGTTAGTTTCAAATGATCGATTGAGATTTGATTTTAATGCTCCAAAACCTCTCACAATAAAAGAACTTGAAGATATGGAAGTACGAATAAATCAATGGATTATTGAAGATCATCCAATTCAAATTAAAATAATGCCAATTCAGGAGGCTATGGCTGCTGGTGCTTTGGCAATGTTTGGTGAGAAATATGGCGATGTGGTACGTGTTGTGGATGTTCCAGGTGTTTCTATGGAGTTATGTGGAGGAACCCATGTAACTCGCACGTCACAACTAGGTACGTTTAAGATTATTAATGAGACAGGTATTGCTTCTGGTATCAGACGAATAGAGGCCATAGCTGGTCCATCAGTTTTAGATTATTTTAATGAACGTGATTTGGTAGTTAAGGAGTTAAGTAAATCATTCAAAGTTCAATCATATGAAATTGTTGAGAGAGTCTCATCTCTTCAACAGGAATTGAAAGATAAAACAAAAGAACTTATCAAAGTAAAAAATGAACTCGCTTTGTCAAAGGCATTGTGTTTGGCGAGTTATGCAAAATCTGTTGGTAAAAGTAAATTATTAATTAGACGTTTAGATGGAGTTGACGGGTCTGGATTGCAATCTGCGGCTTCAAGTTTAATAGATCATTTAGGCAAGCATTCTGCTGTTGTTTTTGGAGGCATTCCAAATCAGGAGATCGATACTAAATTAGTTTTTGTTGCTGCATTTTCTCCTGATTTAGTCTCAGATGGTTTACATGCAGGCAAATTTATAAGTGGGGTTGCAAAAATGTGCGGCGGCGGCGGCGGCGGTCGTCCAAATCTCGCCCAAGCTGGTGGTAGTCAACCTCAATCGTTGGATCTAGCTTTAGAAAAAGCTAATGAGGATTTGACTCAACAATTGTCTTGA
- a CDS encoding diflavin flavoprotein, translating into MQIPVEENFICLRSLNPKRTRFEVEYSLEKGSCTNSFLFKSSQDEHSKSQDYILIHPPGLTFEKEFLDEFETLISNDSSAIKLVMGHINPNKVAFVKRMNMKYKNLTIICSNPGAKLFKEIWNLRKPSQNTNPKEALETVEVLPNIQIIKQLETLSLESNFEVIFIPAPTARWPGGLIVFEKQTGLLMSDKLFGAHVYEEKWAELNSSSTEEERRHYFDCLMAPMSTQVNSIIEKFEDFEIDTIVPGHGPAISGSWRSLLNNYQSWGESQKYSNLRVALLFASAYGNTAAIADAIARGISKTGVKVKIINCEFTASDSLVIEIRKADGYLIGSPTLGGHAPTPIVSALGSLLAEGDRGKPAGVFGSYGWSGEALDLLEKKLKDGGFKFGFEPIKIKFSPDPLMIKKLEETGIQFGKQLINAKLRQQRKANVGLNTSKSDPTINALGRVVGSLCILTAQKGDENNLISGAMVASWVSQASFSPPGITIAVAKERAVENLLHTGDNFALNILEQNNHQSLLKQFLQSFKPGDNRFTDLEIKLSPSNQPLLNEALAWLEGTVSQRMECGDHWLIYAEIKHGKVIKKDGVTAVHHRKTGASY; encoded by the coding sequence ATTCAGATTCCCGTTGAGGAGAACTTCATTTGCTTAAGAAGCCTAAACCCAAAAAGAACAAGATTTGAAGTTGAATATTCTCTTGAAAAAGGTAGTTGCACTAATTCTTTTTTATTTAAGTCTTCTCAAGATGAACATTCTAAATCACAAGATTATATTTTAATTCACCCTCCTGGTTTAACATTTGAAAAAGAATTTTTAGACGAGTTTGAGACATTAATTAGCAATGATTCGTCTGCAATTAAGTTAGTCATGGGTCATATCAATCCCAATAAAGTAGCTTTTGTGAAAAGAATGAATATGAAATATAAAAATTTAACTATTATTTGTTCTAATCCAGGTGCAAAATTATTCAAAGAGATTTGGAATTTACGAAAACCCTCGCAAAATACAAATCCTAAAGAAGCATTGGAGACAGTTGAAGTTCTTCCAAATATACAAATCATTAAACAATTAGAAACTCTTTCACTCGAAAGTAATTTTGAGGTTATTTTCATTCCCGCGCCAACAGCTCGTTGGCCTGGTGGACTAATTGTTTTTGAAAAGCAAACTGGTTTATTGATGAGTGATAAATTATTTGGTGCGCATGTTTATGAAGAAAAATGGGCTGAATTAAACAGTAGTAGCACGGAAGAAGAGAGAAGACATTACTTCGATTGTCTAATGGCACCAATGTCTACACAAGTCAATAGTATTATCGAAAAATTTGAAGACTTTGAGATTGATACGATAGTACCTGGACATGGACCTGCAATCAGCGGTAGTTGGAGGAGTTTATTAAACAACTACCAAAGCTGGGGAGAAAGCCAAAAATACAGCAACTTAAGAGTTGCTCTATTATTTGCAAGTGCATATGGAAATACTGCTGCTATTGCTGATGCCATTGCTAGAGGAATTAGTAAAACAGGGGTCAAAGTTAAGATTATTAATTGTGAATTCACCGCATCAGATAGCTTAGTCATTGAAATTCGTAAAGCAGATGGATATTTAATTGGATCACCAACATTAGGAGGACATGCACCCACACCGATTGTTTCAGCACTTGGCTCGCTTTTGGCTGAGGGAGATAGAGGAAAGCCGGCTGGAGTATTTGGAAGTTATGGATGGAGTGGGGAAGCTCTTGATTTACTTGAAAAAAAATTAAAAGATGGAGGCTTTAAATTTGGATTCGAACCCATCAAAATCAAATTTAGTCCTGATCCTTTAATGATTAAAAAACTTGAAGAAACAGGTATCCAATTTGGTAAGCAATTAATTAATGCAAAATTACGTCAACAAAGAAAGGCTAATGTAGGTTTAAATACAAGTAAAAGTGATCCAACAATTAATGCACTAGGAAGAGTCGTCGGATCACTATGTATATTGACTGCTCAAAAAGGAGATGAAAATAATCTGATTAGCGGAGCTATGGTTGCAAGTTGGGTTAGTCAAGCAAGCTTTTCTCCTCCTGGTATTACGATTGCAGTCGCTAAAGAAAGAGCTGTAGAAAACTTACTTCATACAGGAGATAACTTTGCTCTAAACATTTTAGAGCAAAACAATCACCAAAGCCTCCTTAAACAATTTCTCCAATCATTCAAACCTGGAGATAATAGATTTACCGATCTAGAGATTAAATTAAGTCCAAGCAATCAGCCATTATTAAACGAAGCTTTAGCGTGGCTGGAGGGTACAGTTAGTCAACGAATGGAGTGTGGGGATCATTGGCTGATATATGCTGAGATTAAACATGGAAAAGTCATTAAAAAAGATGGAGTAACAGCAGTTCATCATCGAAAAACCGGAGCGAGCTACTAG
- a CDS encoding diflavin flavoprotein, with protein MIFTESTALENQKSDTPKLSLQYEQIAADTHTLRSLDWDRSRFDIEFGLRNGTTYNSFLIRGKKTALIDTSHLKFKDIWFEKLRQQINPTEIDYLIVSHTEPDHSGLIKYLIELNPNIEIVASKVAIKFLEDQIHQPFRSRAVKSGEELNLEINSISGIEHKIEFISAPNLHWPDTIFSFDHGTQVLYTCDAFGLHYCSEKLYDENPSSLNEDFRFYYDCLMGPNARSVVQALKKIDALPTINTIGVGHGPILNFNTQLWLNHYREWSKQRSTGENYAVVCYLSQYGFCDRLSQAIAHGIGKANAPVQLVDLIASDTQELSALISDASAVVVPTWPIKSDSELQSNIGTLLASLKQKQWVATYDSYGGNEEPIDFITNQLRKLGQKEAFKPLRVRDEPNKSVYQQFEEAGTDLGQILTRKKNLAATKSLDGDLNKALGCLSGGLYIVTAKDSEGSDSRDGAMVASWVSQASFEPPGITVAVAKDRAIESLLQVNDRFVLNILQENNYLHLFRHFLKRFPPGANRFEGIELMNDLAAGGPVLSDALAFLSCKVIQRMETTDHWIIYSSVEKGNLSNTQSKTAVHHRRVGSNY; from the coding sequence ATGATTTTTACTGAATCGACAGCTTTAGAAAATCAGAAAAGTGATACTCCAAAGCTTTCACTGCAATATGAACAAATTGCTGCAGATACACACACTTTAAGGTCATTGGATTGGGATCGAAGCAGGTTTGATATTGAATTTGGCCTTCGAAATGGGACAACATATAATAGTTTTTTAATAAGAGGCAAAAAAACTGCTCTTATAGATACAAGTCATTTAAAGTTTAAAGATATTTGGTTTGAAAAGCTAAGACAACAAATCAATCCAACAGAAATTGATTATTTAATAGTCAGTCATACGGAGCCGGATCATTCAGGACTCATAAAATACTTAATTGAATTAAATCCAAATATTGAAATCGTCGCATCTAAAGTAGCTATAAAATTCCTAGAAGATCAAATTCATCAACCTTTTAGGTCACGAGCAGTCAAAAGTGGAGAAGAACTCAATTTAGAAATTAATTCAATCAGCGGAATCGAGCATAAAATTGAATTTATTAGTGCACCAAATCTACACTGGCCCGATACTATTTTTTCTTTTGATCACGGTACACAAGTTTTATATACTTGTGATGCGTTTGGTTTACATTATTGCTCAGAAAAATTGTATGACGAAAATCCAAGCTCATTAAATGAAGATTTTCGATTTTATTATGACTGCCTCATGGGTCCTAATGCCCGCAGCGTAGTTCAGGCATTAAAAAAAATTGATGCATTGCCAACTATCAATACTATTGGTGTTGGACATGGACCAATTCTTAATTTTAATACGCAGTTATGGCTGAATCATTACAGAGAATGGAGTAAGCAAAGAAGTACAGGAGAAAATTACGCTGTGGTTTGCTATCTCAGCCAATATGGCTTTTGTGATCGGCTTAGTCAAGCAATTGCTCATGGCATAGGCAAGGCAAATGCTCCAGTCCAATTAGTCGATCTTATTGCTTCAGACACTCAAGAGTTAAGTGCTTTAATTAGTGACGCCAGTGCAGTTGTTGTACCAACTTGGCCCATCAAATCTGATTCAGAATTACAAAGCAATATTGGAACCTTACTTGCATCCTTAAAACAAAAGCAGTGGGTAGCGACTTATGACTCCTATGGTGGAAATGAAGAGCCTATTGACTTTATTACCAACCAATTAAGAAAGCTTGGACAAAAAGAAGCTTTTAAACCACTTCGAGTTCGTGACGAACCAAACAAAAGTGTTTATCAACAATTTGAAGAAGCTGGTACAGATTTAGGTCAAATTCTTACTAGAAAGAAAAATTTAGCTGCTACTAAAAGCCTTGATGGAGACTTAAATAAAGCACTTGGTTGCTTAAGCGGTGGACTCTACATTGTTACAGCGAAAGATAGTGAAGGCTCGGACAGTCGAGACGGTGCGATGGTTGCAAGTTGGGTTAGTCAAGCAAGTTTTGAACCCCCTGGAATAACCGTAGCTGTGGCTAAAGATAGAGCCATTGAATCACTATTACAAGTCAATGATCGTTTTGTTCTCAATATCCTTCAAGAAAATAACTATTTGCACCTCTTCAGACACTTTTTAAAACGTTTTCCACCAGGTGCTAATCGATTTGAAGGAATTGAATTAATGAATGATCTCGCAGCTGGAGGACCAGTTCTATCTGATGCGTTAGCGTTCCTTTCATGTAAAGTTATTCAAAGAATGGAGACAACAGATCATTGGATTATTTATTCATCAGTTGAAAAAGGTAATTTATCTAATACTCAAAGTAAAACAGCAGTTCATCACAGAAGAGTTGGTAGTAATTATTAA
- a CDS encoding amino acid ABC transporter permease: MTNISLNSIIIFFHKIRKDLFSNVFNTFMSLVLILSISLVFLNTFEWLIFDANWKVVGSNLHLFAFGSFPSDEQWRPAIWIISLLGISIVTLFGPKWKWLRQNLLIAWISTIPLGLYLLYGGFGLTPIMSRHWGGLTLTILLTTFSSLLSLPLGIVLALCRNGSLPLIKKLSSVYIDVMRAIPLISVLFFGQLLIPLFLPVGIEIDRVWRAIFAFTLFVSAYIAEDIRGGLQSIPKTQIDAANSLGLNQYQIIQLILIPQALRIALPALTNQSIGLFQNTSLMAILGLVELLGVGRSILANPEFIGQYIEVYVWLACVYWLVCTIMAILARHLEQRITINSGNF, from the coding sequence ATGACTAATATAAGTTTAAATTCAATTATCATTTTCTTTCATAAAATAAGGAAAGATTTATTTTCTAATGTCTTCAATACTTTCATGAGTTTAGTTCTCATATTGAGCATTAGTTTAGTATTTTTAAATACTTTTGAATGGCTTATTTTTGACGCTAATTGGAAAGTAGTAGGATCAAATCTTCATTTATTCGCATTTGGTAGTTTTCCATCTGATGAACAATGGAGACCTGCTATTTGGATTATTAGTCTTCTAGGCATCAGTATCGTTACTCTTTTTGGCCCTAAGTGGAAATGGCTACGTCAAAATCTCTTAATAGCGTGGATAAGCACTATACCTCTTGGCCTTTATTTACTATATGGTGGTTTTGGCTTAACACCTATAATGAGTAGGCATTGGGGTGGATTAACATTAACTATTCTTCTTACTACTTTTAGTTCATTATTATCTCTGCCATTGGGCATAGTTCTAGCATTGTGTCGTAATGGTTCATTGCCATTAATTAAAAAGCTAAGTTCAGTCTATATAGATGTCATGAGAGCAATTCCTCTTATTTCAGTCCTGTTCTTTGGTCAACTACTAATCCCTTTATTTCTTCCAGTAGGAATAGAAATTGATCGTGTTTGGAGAGCTATTTTTGCTTTCACCCTATTTGTCTCTGCCTACATAGCGGAAGACATTCGTGGTGGCTTGCAATCAATCCCTAAAACTCAAATAGATGCAGCCAATAGTCTTGGCCTTAATCAATACCAAATAATTCAACTTATACTAATTCCTCAAGCCTTACGCATTGCATTACCAGCACTTACTAATCAATCTATCGGACTTTTTCAGAATACATCTTTAATGGCCATCTTAGGATTAGTGGAATTACTAGGCGTTGGAAGAAGTATTCTCGCTAATCCGGAATTTATTGGTCAATATATTGAAGTTTATGTTTGGCTCGCATGTGTGTATTGGTTGGTTTGTACAATTATGGCTATTCTAGCAAGACATCTTGAACAAAGAATAACAATTAATTCGGGAAATTTTTGA
- the mrdA gene encoding penicillin-binding protein 2 translates to MLKREKLHLSSKKHVGAFNQPLVFFLFICLIFSVTGARLFWIQIINGSYYKKLSEENRIKLISNPPIRGRLLDRNGVVLADNKLFYSLSIQPRLLTKSEWIDLRKNLSDLLNISTTQLEIAFNKSHSDTPYKKVLITNLSEEQVVKFKEQEINLYGAQIDIDLVRHYPFKSLAAHALGYTQLITQQEFSQLSDKGYKLSDRIGRKGIEAAFESELRGKWGGEMLEIDSIGTVQRSLGLKLPKAGKDIKLTLDLKLQRTAEKVLSDKVGGAIVALDPRTGAIRAIASQPTFDLNFFSEPFTRNQYDNLLLSSKRPLLSRALNAYDPGSTWKPVTAIAGMESGKFPASRKLNTVPCITYGSHCFPEYNKRGFGWIKYEDAFRVSSNTFFYQVGVGVGSQALYDAAIKLGFDNYTGIETFIEENKGLVGNKKWADAGRGWSKSGETPWIVEDMASASIGQSVVLVTPLQLARAYAVFANGGYLITPHLFNGNRDWRSEQYLQKVDLQETTLNTIRRGLRKVVTSGTAIGMNVDSSIFPPVAGKTGTAEDSSGGADHAWFVGFAPYDSGEIVIVAFAQNTPGGGSVHALPMAKKILQTWYEQTSDNELTSSKD, encoded by the coding sequence ATGCTTAAAAGGGAAAAATTACACTTAAGTTCCAAAAAGCATGTAGGTGCTTTCAATCAACCCTTAGTTTTCTTTTTGTTTATTTGTTTGATTTTTTCAGTAACAGGTGCTCGTCTTTTTTGGATACAAATAATTAATGGTTCCTACTATAAAAAACTTTCAGAGGAAAATAGAATTAAGCTTATTAGCAATCCACCAATAAGAGGACGATTATTAGATCGTAATGGTGTAGTTCTAGCAGATAATAAATTATTTTATTCTTTATCCATTCAACCTCGACTTTTAACCAAGAGTGAATGGATTGATCTGAGAAAAAACTTATCTGACTTATTAAATATTTCTACTACTCAATTAGAGATTGCATTTAATAAAAGTCATTCAGATACTCCTTATAAAAAAGTGTTAATCACTAATTTATCGGAAGAGCAAGTAGTTAAGTTTAAAGAACAAGAGATAAACTTGTATGGTGCACAAATAGATATTGATTTAGTCAGACATTATCCTTTTAAGTCGTTAGCTGCGCATGCTTTGGGTTATACACAGTTGATCACTCAACAAGAGTTTTCTCAGCTTTCAGATAAAGGGTATAAATTATCTGATCGAATTGGAAGAAAAGGTATAGAAGCTGCTTTTGAATCCGAATTGAGAGGTAAGTGGGGAGGTGAAATGCTTGAGATTGATTCAATAGGTACGGTTCAACGAAGTCTAGGGTTAAAGTTGCCAAAAGCTGGCAAGGATATCAAATTAACTCTTGATCTAAAGCTACAACGTACTGCAGAAAAAGTTTTATCTGACAAAGTTGGTGGAGCAATAGTAGCGCTGGATCCACGTACAGGTGCAATTAGAGCAATTGCTAGTCAACCGACTTTTGATCTAAATTTTTTTTCTGAGCCTTTTACAAGAAATCAATATGACAACTTATTATTGTCATCAAAGCGACCTCTTCTGAGTAGAGCATTGAATGCATACGATCCAGGTAGTACATGGAAGCCTGTAACAGCTATTGCGGGTATGGAAAGCGGTAAATTTCCTGCGAGTCGGAAATTAAATACAGTTCCTTGTATTACATATGGGAGTCATTGCTTTCCAGAATATAATAAAAGAGGATTTGGTTGGATTAAATACGAAGATGCATTTAGAGTATCTAGTAATACTTTTTTTTATCAAGTTGGGGTTGGGGTTGGATCACAGGCTTTATATGATGCAGCAATCAAACTAGGCTTCGATAATTATACAGGTATAGAAACTTTTATTGAAGAAAATAAAGGGTTAGTAGGGAATAAGAAATGGGCTGATGCAGGCCGTGGGTGGAGTAAGTCTGGAGAAACTCCTTGGATAGTAGAGGATATGGCTAGTGCATCTATTGGTCAATCCGTAGTTCTGGTTACTCCATTGCAATTAGCACGAGCATATGCAGTTTTTGCAAATGGTGGTTATTTGATTACTCCTCATTTATTTAATGGAAACAGAGATTGGAGATCAGAACAATACTTACAAAAAGTAGACCTTCAAGAAACTACACTCAATACAATTCGACGTGGACTGAGAAAAGTAGTAACGAGTGGTACTGCTATAGGAATGAATGTAGACAGCTCTATTTTTCCTCCAGTTGCTGGTAAAACTGGAACAGCTGAAGATAGTAGTGGAGGTGCTGACCATGCATGGTTTGTTGGCTTTGCACCTTATGACTCAGGAGAAATAGTCATTGTTGCATTTGCTCAGAACACTCCTGGTGGTGGTTCAGTACATGCTCTACCTATGGCAAAAAAAATATTGCAGACTTGGTATGAGCAAACATCTGATAATGAGTTAACTAGCAGTAAAGATTAG
- a CDS encoding amino acid ABC transporter ATP-binding protein, with amino-acid sequence MEPIVIAKNLTKSYTKGLLALDNVSLTVNQGKVLVVMGPSGSGKSTLIRTFNGLETFDKGEVNVLGIKIDPNHNERKIQKIRKRVGMVFQQFNLFPHLSILENITLAPVHVQKRRQIEAEEYGMYLLSQMGIDSHATKYPCQLSGGEQQRVAIARALALKPELLLFDEPTSALDPERINEVLDAMRRLAKQGMTMIVVTHEIGFAKEVSDQVLFMDSGRVIETTTPDVFFSHASHERSRKFLNQLDKS; translated from the coding sequence ATGGAACCGATTGTTATTGCTAAAAATCTAACCAAGTCTTATACAAAAGGGTTGCTAGCTCTTGATAATGTTTCTCTTACAGTAAATCAAGGTAAAGTCCTTGTAGTTATGGGACCTTCAGGATCAGGCAAAAGTACTTTGATTCGTACTTTCAATGGTCTTGAAACTTTTGATAAAGGAGAAGTCAATGTTTTAGGAATTAAAATAGATCCTAATCATAATGAACGAAAAATCCAAAAAATAAGAAAAAGAGTAGGAATGGTTTTTCAACAATTCAATTTATTTCCTCACCTTTCCATCCTTGAAAATATCACTCTCGCTCCAGTACATGTACAAAAACGTCGTCAAATTGAAGCTGAAGAATATGGTATGTATCTTTTGAGCCAAATGGGAATAGATTCACATGCAACAAAATATCCATGTCAACTTAGTGGTGGAGAACAACAACGAGTAGCAATTGCTAGAGCACTAGCCTTAAAGCCTGAATTACTTTTATTTGATGAACCGACTAGCGCTCTAGATCCAGAGCGAATCAACGAAGTCCTTGATGCAATGAGAAGACTTGCCAAGCAAGGAATGACAATGATTGTAGTAACTCATGAAATTGGTTTTGCTAAAGAAGTAAGTGATCAGGTTTTGTTTATGGACTCAGGGAGAGTTATAGAAACAACTACGCCAGATGTTTTCTTCTCTCATGCAAGTCATGAGAGAAGTAGAAAATTTTTAAACCAGCTTGATAAGTCCTAG
- a CDS encoding NADPH-dependent FMN reductase: MSNKKLLVIAASNGENLKLAKRFLVAGKELNYSCELLDLTESKNDLPIFNPRHNSKDKAPENLKSINTQMESHSHWVICAPEYNGSIPPILTNAIAWLSVQGTDFRSLFNERPIAIASFSGGGCMELLLSMRIQLTHLGSLVLGRQLATNKSKIAEDKSINAIISQLLKLNHSN; the protein is encoded by the coding sequence ATGTCTAATAAAAAGCTTCTTGTTATAGCTGCTAGTAATGGTGAAAATCTCAAACTAGCCAAAAGATTTCTAGTCGCAGGCAAGGAACTAAATTACTCATGCGAATTACTTGATTTGACAGAGTCAAAAAATGATTTACCTATATTTAATCCACGTCATAATTCAAAAGATAAAGCACCAGAAAATCTTAAGTCGATCAATACTCAAATGGAGAGTCACTCACACTGGGTCATTTGCGCGCCTGAATATAACGGCTCAATTCCTCCAATTCTTACAAATGCAATAGCTTGGCTGTCTGTGCAAGGAACAGATTTTCGTAGTTTATTTAACGAACGTCCAATTGCAATTGCAAGTTTTTCAGGAGGAGGATGTATGGAGTTATTACTTTCGATGCGCATTCAATTAACTCATCTTGGATCTTTAGTCTTAGGTCGTCAATTAGCTACGAATAAATCAAAAATAGCTGAGGATAAATCAATCAACGCAATTATAAGTCAACTACTAAAACTAAATCATTCTAATTGA